Below is a window of Hyalangium ruber DNA.
TCAGGTGGCCTGTGGCTTTGCCTGCAAGTCGGACGGCATGCGCGCCCGGTGCGCCAAGACTCCGCAGGGCATCTGCCAGGTGCTCGACGGGCAGGTGGTGTGCTTCGACCCGCCCGCCTATGTCGTCCGGGCCTATGGCGGCGCGCTGCCCCAGCCCGAGTGTACGGTCTCCGAGGGGCAGGTGGCGTGCGGCTACTCCTGCGCCTCGTACTTCGGCAAGGTGAACTGCGCGCGCACGCCCGCGGGCGTGTGCCGGGGCCGCGGGCAGACCGTGGAGTGCGTGGACCCTCCCGCCTCGGTGTTCGCCATCTACGGCCGGGAGACGCCCAAGGTCGAGTGCAAGACCCAGGGGATGGACTTCGCCTGCGGCTATAAATGTGCCGCCAGCTCCGAGGGCGTGAAGTGCGCCGCCACCCCTTTCGGCATCTGCAAGGCGGAGGGCGGGCGCGTCACCTGCTTCGACCCCTCTCCGGGGGCCGTCTGCGCCTTCGGGCGCAACCTGCCCGCCCCCCAGTGCCGCTCCAATGACGGCACCGCGGCCTGTGGCTACGCGTGCGCGACGGCCTACTCCCGATCCGCCTGCGCCTCGACGCCCAAGGGGGTGTGCAAGGTATTCGACAGTGAAGTCCATTGCTTCGACCCTCCCACCACCCTCCAGGGTGAGGACTCCTGCATGGCCCTCATCGGCCTGGCGGCGATGGAAGGGGCCCAGCCCTGAAGCAACGGGCCTGCATGGCTGTTTGGTTGAATGCGCCGATGGCGCTAGGGTGACACCCAAGGAGCGAGACCGCGCATGGCGGAGGGAGAAGTCCGGCAGTACTTCGTCCGCAACGACAAGGGCGTTGTGTGGGGCCCGCTGACCCTGGCGACCATCGAGCTGTTGATCGACAACGGCGTCATCCAGGGTCGGCTGCAGGTGTCCGAGGATGGGCTTCAGTTCGCCTTCCCGGGGCGGTTTCCGCATCTGCGTGACGCGTTCCCCCGCGAGATGTGGGGGGACGTCGTGGCCCCGGGTGCAACCGTCCCCGTGGCCAGGGCGGAGCTTCCCCCGGAGATGGGGCGGCCGACCGCCGCCGCCGCGCCTCCAGTCACGGCAACCCCAGGGGCAGCGCCCATGGCGGGCCCGGGAGCCGTGGCTCAGGCCAACGCGCCCCGACCCGCGCCCGGCACCGTTCCTCAAGCCGGCGCCCCCAGGCCCGTCGTCCCCGGCGCTGTTCCCCAGGCCGGCGCCCCAGCAGGAGCCCCCGGAGCCCGCCCCGCCGGGGTGCCCCCGGGCGCCATGCCGAGCAACCCCTCCGGTAGCTTCCGTCCCGTCGCGCCTCCGGGCGCGGCGCAGCGTCCGCCCGGGCCCGCCGGTGTAGCTCCGGGCGCACCCGCCGCCCCCGGAGCCCCAACCGCCGGTACCGCGCCCAGGCCTGCCCCAGGCGTGGCGCCTTCGGGCGCTCACGCCGCAGTGGGGCCTGGAGCCGCCTCGCCGGCACGCCCCTCGGGACCAGTGCCCACGGTGGGGCCCGCTGCCGCCACTTCCCCCGCCGCGACGCCCCCTCCTGTCGCTACTCCGGAGTCCCTGGCGCCGCCGCCCGCGCAGGGCTCGCTCGAACAGAGCTCGCCCATCCAGCTCTACGGCCGCATCTCCGCGGGCACGCACACGGGCCTGCTCACCCTGAGGCTCGCCGACCGCGCCATCCAGATCCACTTCCGCAAGGGCAGCCCCGAGTTCGTCGACTCCTCGCACCCCGAGGACGCGCTCGGCACGGTGCTCACCCAGGCGAAGCTGCTCTCCGCCGAGCAGCTCCAGCAGGCCGAGGGCGCCCGCGCGCGCTTCGGAGGCGATCTGCTCGCCGCCCTCTTCGGCATGGGGCTGCTCCAGCCCGCCAGCGCCTTCAATCACCTCTCCCAGCGCGCCCTCTCCCTCCTCCACAAGGGCCTGCGCGCCGAGTCCGGCACCTTCACCTACGAGGCGAAGGACCTGCCCGCCGCCAAGGCGATGCCGCTGGGCAACCGCTGGGCCGTGCTGAGCGACCAGGTCCGCCGCATCGCCTCTCCGGACCTCAAGCGGCGCCTGCAGCCCGTGCTCAACCTGCCCATCATGAAGGCAGGTGGCATGGTGGCCGCGAGCGACCTGCGCCTCACCCCGCATGAGGTGCGCGTGCTCACCGTCATCGACGGCGTGCGCTCCATCGCGCAGCTCCTCACGGACTTCCCCCAGGACACCGACCACATCCTGCGCCTGGCGTT
It encodes the following:
- a CDS encoding J domain-containing protein gives rise to the protein MAEGEVRQYFVRNDKGVVWGPLTLATIELLIDNGVIQGRLQVSEDGLQFAFPGRFPHLRDAFPREMWGDVVAPGATVPVARAELPPEMGRPTAAAAPPVTATPGAAPMAGPGAVAQANAPRPAPGTVPQAGAPRPVVPGAVPQAGAPAGAPGARPAGVPPGAMPSNPSGSFRPVAPPGAAQRPPGPAGVAPGAPAAPGAPTAGTAPRPAPGVAPSGAHAAVGPGAASPARPSGPVPTVGPAAATSPAATPPPVATPESLAPPPAQGSLEQSSPIQLYGRISAGTHTGLLTLRLADRAIQIHFRKGSPEFVDSSHPEDALGTVLTQAKLLSAEQLQQAEGARARFGGDLLAALFGMGLLQPASAFNHLSQRALSLLHKGLRAESGTFTYEAKDLPAAKAMPLGNRWAVLSDQVRRIASPDLKRRLQPVLNLPIMKAGGMVAASDLRLTPHEVRVLTVIDGVRSIAQLLTDFPQDTDHILRLAFLLKELEGVSFAAVAQRAAPPPPAAAAPNPPPAAAAAPRPAAPNPAPAAAPAAAAPRPAAPNPAPAAAPAAAPRPAAPAPAAAPAAARPAAPNPAPAAAAAPTAPTRPAAAPNPAPAASPAKPAAPVLKPAAPGAAPAPAAPTAPKPAAPQPSAPAASAAPASAAGPDDLPTLRQTAATLKGQNHFDRLGLPQQTDAGAVKGAYFKLARLYHPDTLPPNAPPELEKLKAEIFGYIGDAYRTLTDDKSRADYIETLKGGAEGQEEVDVVAILQAEERFKKGTIFMKARKYAEAVAIFDEAIQLNGAEAEFHAWRAYARFCAAPDKKAIQPEVFRELQQAIKKNERCAPAHYFMGLMAKTLGDATGALKHFKRTVELQPDHIDAQREVRMAAQKK